A genomic segment from Malus domestica chromosome 05, GDT2T_hap1 encodes:
- the LOC103427954 gene encoding transcription factor MYB30-like, whose product MVRAPCCAKMGLKKGIWTPEEDHILVTYIQQHGHGNWRALPKLAGLLRCGKSCRLRWTNYLRPDIKRGNFSKEEEDTIINLHQILGNRWSQIAARLPGRTDNEIKNVWHTHLKKKLKSNHTEPESKPHFYSIKMEQELDPVDNSSCYAKSESLDCGPVSPSQCTSSGTSSVTTGDDDNNNNDACMKFDDYQTNLPVADDSFWSEVLSAGNSDEIVNEFQAFGGDPRVNVGPTDGGFSLDMYNDNNMDFWFNNFLGAGEIPELLEFDMSIRKAVL is encoded by the exons ATGGTTAGAGCTCCTTGCTGTGCGAAGATGGGGTTGAAGAAAGGGATTTGGACTCCAGAAGAAGATCACATACTTGTCACTTACATTCAGCAGCATGGCCATGGAAACTGGAGAGCTCTCCCAAAACTAGCTG GTTTGTTAAGGTGTGGAAAAAGTTGTAGACTCAGATGGACAAACTACTTGAGGCCAGATATCAAAAGAGGAAATTTtagcaaggaagaagaagacaccATCATCAACTTACATCAAATATTGGGGAATAG ATGGTCACAAATCGCGGCGAGATTGCCTGGTCGCACAgacaatgaaataaaaaatgtatGGCACacccatttgaaaaaaaaactgaaatcgaACCACACCGAACCAGAGTCTAAGCCACATTTCTACTCTATCAAAATGGAGCAAGAGCTAGACCCCGTTGATAATTCTTCATGTTATGCAAAATCTGAGAGCTTGGATTGTGGGCCCGTTTCGCCGTCTCAATGTACTTCCAGTGGCACGTCATCTGTTACGACCGGCGACgacgacaacaacaacaacgatgcatgcatgaaatttgatgattaccaaacaaatttaCCGGTAGCGGATGATAGTTTTTGGTCGGAAGTCTTATCAGCCGGGAATTCTGATGAGATTGTGAATGAGTTTcaggcatttggtggtgatccACGAGTGAATGTTGGACCTACTGATGGTGGTTTTAGTTTAGATATGTACAATGACAACAACATGGATTTTTGGTTTAATAATTTCCTGGGAGCTGGGGAAATTCCAGAATTGTTAGAATTTGATATGTCAATAAGGAAGGCTGTTTTATGA